The Microbacterium limosum sequence ACTCCCTCGGCCACGCGCACCCCGTGTTCGTCGAGGCGCTCGCGCGGCAGGCGGCGACGCTCACCCACGTCTCGAACTACTTCGCCACGCCCCCGCAGCTGCAGCTCGCGGCGACGCTGAAGCGGCTCGCCGGCACGGGGGAGCGGGGCCGGGTGTACTTCGGCAATTCCGGGGCCGAGGCGAACGAGGCGGCCTTCAAGCTCGCCCGGCTGCACGGACGCGAGAGCGGCCGCCCCCGCATCCTGACGCTCGAGAACGCCTTCCACGGCCGCACGATGGGAACCCTCGCGCTGACGGGCAAGCCCGCGATGCAGGAGCCGTTCTCGCCGATGGTGCCGGGGGTGGAGCACATCCCCGTCACGATCGAGGCGCTCGAGGCCGCGCTCGACGACACCGTCGCGGCGCTCGTCGTGGAGCCCATCCAGGGCGAGGCGGGCGTGGTCGAGCTTCCGGAGGGCTATCTCGCGGCAGCGCGGGAGCTGACCTCGGCGCATGGCGTGCTCCTCATCGTCGACGAGATCCAGACCGGCGCAGGCCGCACCGGCGCGTGGTTCGGGTTCCAGCACGCCGGCATCACGCCCGACGCCATCACCGTGGCCAAGGGCATCGGCGGGGGCTTCCCGATCGGCGCGCTCATCACGTTCGGCGACGCGAGCGAGCTGTTCTTCCCCGGCTCCCACGGCTCCACGTTCGGCGGCAACGCGCTCGGCACCGCCGTGGCGGGCGCCGTGCTCGGTGAGATCGAGCGCGCCGGACTCGTGGCGAACGCCGCGGCGCGCGGTGCGCAGATCCGCGACGCGATCGCGGACATCCATTCGCCGCTGGTGACGGGATGCCGCGGCCAGGGCCTGCTCATCGGCATCGCGCTCGCGCGGCCGGTCGCCGGTGCGGTCGTCGCCGCGGCGCAGACCCATGGGCTCATCGTGAACGCCGCGAATCCCTCGACGGTGCGCATCGCCCCGCCCCTGACGATCGGCGACGACGAGATCGCCGAGTTCGTCGACCTCTTCCAGGCCTCGCTGGCCACCGCAACCGAAGCCCTGCTTCTCGACGACGCGGCCGACGCCGCCCCCGCAAAGGTGAACGCATGACCCGCCACTTCCTCCGCGACGACGACATCACCCCCGCCGAGCAGTCCGAGATCCTCGATCTCGCGCTCGAGCTGAAGAAGAACCGCTGGGCGCAGAAGCCGCTCGCCGGTCCCCAGACCGTCGCCGTCATCTTCGACAAGTCCTCCACCCGCACGCGCGTCTCCTTCGCGGTCGGCATCGCCGACCTGGGCGGCTCGCCGCTGGTCATCTCCACCGCCAACAGCCAGCTGGGCGGCAAGGAGACCCCGGCGGACACGGCTCGGGTGCTCGAGCGGCAGGTCGCGGCGATCGTGTGGCGCACCTACGCGCAGGCCGGGCTCGAGCAGATGGCCCAGGGCACGCGGGTGCCCGTCGTCAACGCACTCTCCGACGACTTCCACCCCTGCCAGCTGCTGGCCGACCTGCTCACGATCCGCGAGCACAAGGGGGAGCTGAAGGGGCTGACGCTGACGTTCTTCGGCGACGGCATGAGCAACATGGCCCACTCCTACGTGCTCGCCGGTGCGACGGCGGGGATGCACGTGCGCGTCGCCTCGCCCGAGGACTACGCGCCCCGCGAGGACGTCGTCGCGGATGCCGACCGGATCGCCGAGGGCACGGGAGGCTCGGTCACGCAGTTCACCGACCCGCTCGAGGCCGCGGCGGGGGCCGACATCGTCGTCACGGACACGTGGGTGTCCATGGGCAAGGAGGAGGAGAAGATCGCGCGTCTTCGCGACCTCGGCGCCTACAAGGTCACGAACGAGACGATGACGCTGGCCAAGCCCGACGCGATCTTCATCCACTGCCTCCCCGCCGACCGCGGCTACGAGGTGGACGCGGAGGTCATCGACGGACCCCAGTCGGTGGTGTGGGACGAGGCCGAGAACCGGCTGCACGCGCAGAAGGCCCTGCTGGTGTGGCTGCTGGCGCAGAGCTGACGACCGGCCGACCGGGCAGGCTCGCCGCGAACTGGCGGGGCCTGAACGGTCCCGCGCGCCTGGCGGGCATCGATCTCGCCCGGGGGCTCGCCGTCATCGGCATGCTCGCGGCCCATCTGCTCGTCACCGACGACCTCGTCTGGACCGACCCCGCCACGTGGACCGGCATCGTCGACGGGCGCTCCTCGATCCTCTTCGCCACCCTCGCGGGCATCTCGATCGGTCTGCTCACCGGCGGTCGCGCGCCGGTGCGCGGCGAGCGCCTCGCGCGCGCGGCGACCGGCCTGGCGGTGCGCGCCCTGATCATCTGGGTGCTGGGCATCCTGCTGATCGCCACCGGCGTGCCGGTGTACGTCATCCTGCCCGCCTACGCGATCCTGTTCCTCCTCGTCCTCCCGCTGCTCACGCTGCGCCCCGTCGTGCTGTTCGGGATCGCGGTGGGTCTGGGGCTGGTGACCCCCTGGGTCTACGCGGCGATCATGACGCTTCCCGTGTGGCGGACGCCGGGAGTGGAGGATGCGAGCCTGCTGATCGGGTGGCAGTACCCGTTCGTGGTGTGGAGCACGTTCATCGTGGCGGGGCTCGGCGTCGGGCGGCTCGATCTGCGCTCCGGGAGCGTGCAGACGGCGCTCGTGCTCTTCGGCGCGGGGATCGCCGCGATCGCCTACGGGCTCGCCCCGCCGGAGGGGCGGCGGGATGCCGCGGCATCGGCGTCGCTCGTGGATGCCGTGTGGACGGCCGAGCCGCACTCGAGCGGCGTGCTCGAGGTGTTCGGTTCGGGCGGCTTCGCGCTCGCCGTCGTCGGCCTGTGCCTCCTGGTGTGCCGGCCCTGGTGGCGAGGGGGCGTCGTCGGTCCGCTCGGATGGGCGGCGCTCCCGCTTCGGGCGCTCGGCTCCATGCCGCTCACCGCCTACGCGGGGCAGATCCTCGCGTGGGCGATCGCGGCCACCATCCTGCTCGGCAGCCCCTCCGACCTGTCCGGGTTCCGCGCGCTGCACCCGTTCGGGAGCTTCGTGTTCTGGAGCATCGTGGGCTGCACGGCGTGGGCGCTCCTGATGGGGCGGGGACCGCTCGAGGCGGTGGTGGCCGCAGCGGTGCGCCGCACGGCATCCCGCATCGTGCGCTGACGGCCCGACGGGCGCGGCACCCGAGGCTGGATAGGGTGGAGCGGTGAGCACCGAGAAGACCGAGGGAACGAACGAGGGCGCCCTGTGGGGGGCGCGATTCGCCAGCGGACCCGCGCCCGAGCTGGCCGCGCTGAGCCGGTCGACGCACTTCGACTGGGTGCTCGCGCCCTACGACATCGCGGGGTCGAAGGCCCACGCCGAGGCGCTCGCCGCGGCGGGCTACCTCGAGGCCGAGGAGCTGACGGCGATGCACGCCGCTCTCGACGAGCTGGCGGCCGACGTCGCGTCGGGCCGCTTCGTCGCCGATCCCGGCGACGAGGACGTGCACGGAGCGCTCGAGCGCGGCCTGATCGAGCGAGCGGGAGCAGAGCTGGGCGGACGCCTGCGCGCCGGCCGCAGCCGCAACGACCAGATCGCGACCCTGGTGCGGCTCTACCTCCTCGACCACGCGGGGGTCATCGCGCGCGACGTGCTGCGGATCATCGACGCCCTCGTCGCGCAGGCGGATGCCGCGGGGGACGCGATCATGCCCGGGCGCACCCACCTGCAGCACGCCCAGCCGATCCTGCTCGCGCACCACCTGCAGGCGCACGCCTGGCCTCTCGTGCGCGACCTCGAGCGGCTGCGCGACTGGCGGGAGCGCGCGAGGGTCTCGCCCTACGGCGGCGGAGCGCTCGCCGGATCGAGCCTCGGGCTCGACCCCGCCCTGGTGGCCGAGCGCCTGGGCATGTCCCGGCCCTCCGAGAACTCGCTCGACGGCACGGCGGCCCGCGACATCGTGGCCGAGTTCGCTTTCATCACCGCGATGATCGGCGTCGACGTGTCGCGGCTGGCCGAGGAGATCATCCTGTGGAACACGCGGGAGTTCGGGTTCGTCACGCTCGATGACGCCTACTCCACCGGC is a genomic window containing:
- a CDS encoding acetylornithine transaminase codes for the protein MSWQDDAGRDLVRSFGERMAMFVRGEGAYLWDDAGRRYLDFLGGIAVNSLGHAHPVFVEALARQAATLTHVSNYFATPPQLQLAATLKRLAGTGERGRVYFGNSGAEANEAAFKLARLHGRESGRPRILTLENAFHGRTMGTLALTGKPAMQEPFSPMVPGVEHIPVTIEALEAALDDTVAALVVEPIQGEAGVVELPEGYLAAARELTSAHGVLLIVDEIQTGAGRTGAWFGFQHAGITPDAITVAKGIGGGFPIGALITFGDASELFFPGSHGSTFGGNALGTAVAGAVLGEIERAGLVANAAARGAQIRDAIADIHSPLVTGCRGQGLLIGIALARPVAGAVVAAAQTHGLIVNAANPSTVRIAPPLTIGDDEIAEFVDLFQASLATATEALLLDDAADAAPAKVNA
- the argF gene encoding ornithine carbamoyltransferase, with protein sequence MTRHFLRDDDITPAEQSEILDLALELKKNRWAQKPLAGPQTVAVIFDKSSTRTRVSFAVGIADLGGSPLVISTANSQLGGKETPADTARVLERQVAAIVWRTYAQAGLEQMAQGTRVPVVNALSDDFHPCQLLADLLTIREHKGELKGLTLTFFGDGMSNMAHSYVLAGATAGMHVRVASPEDYAPREDVVADADRIAEGTGGSVTQFTDPLEAAAGADIVVTDTWVSMGKEEEKIARLRDLGAYKVTNETMTLAKPDAIFIHCLPADRGYEVDAEVIDGPQSVVWDEAENRLHAQKALLVWLLAQS
- a CDS encoding heparan-alpha-glucosaminide N-acetyltransferase domain-containing protein; this translates as MAAGAELTTGRPGRLAANWRGLNGPARLAGIDLARGLAVIGMLAAHLLVTDDLVWTDPATWTGIVDGRSSILFATLAGISIGLLTGGRAPVRGERLARAATGLAVRALIIWVLGILLIATGVPVYVILPAYAILFLLVLPLLTLRPVVLFGIAVGLGLVTPWVYAAIMTLPVWRTPGVEDASLLIGWQYPFVVWSTFIVAGLGVGRLDLRSGSVQTALVLFGAGIAAIAYGLAPPEGRRDAAASASLVDAVWTAEPHSSGVLEVFGSGGFALAVVGLCLLVCRPWWRGGVVGPLGWAALPLRALGSMPLTAYAGQILAWAIAATILLGSPSDLSGFRALHPFGSFVFWSIVGCTAWALLMGRGPLEAVVAAAVRRTASRIVR
- the argH gene encoding argininosuccinate lyase, with the protein product MSTEKTEGTNEGALWGARFASGPAPELAALSRSTHFDWVLAPYDIAGSKAHAEALAAAGYLEAEELTAMHAALDELAADVASGRFVADPGDEDVHGALERGLIERAGAELGGRLRAGRSRNDQIATLVRLYLLDHAGVIARDVLRIIDALVAQADAAGDAIMPGRTHLQHAQPILLAHHLQAHAWPLVRDLERLRDWRERARVSPYGGGALAGSSLGLDPALVAERLGMSRPSENSLDGTAARDIVAEFAFITAMIGVDVSRLAEEIILWNTREFGFVTLDDAYSTGSSIMPQKKNPDIAELARGKSGRLIGNLTGLLATLKALPLAYNRDLQEDKEPVFDSVATLEVLLPAVAGMIATLRFDTARMAELAPQGFSLATDVADWLVRRRVPFREAHEISGALVRVCEQHGIELHEAGDEMLAAVSVHLEPSVREVLTIEGSVRSRSAAGGTAPERVSEQRAELIARAQSAGHDLGL